GCTGGCCCTGGCCTGGGTTCTCCTCAAGGGTGTAGTTCTTCTTGAGGTAGTCCATCGCCGCCTTGACGCGGACGTCGTCAGGCTTGAGGCCGGCGTAGATCATGCTCTTGAGGCCGGAATAGGTCATGCCGGCCGACGAGCCGAGCGGAGCGGCCGCCTTCTTCGCGGCGCCTCCTCCGCCTCCCGGTGCGCCGCGACCGCCGCCGGCCTGGGGCGCGGGGTTGTAGACGAAGCCGCCGTCGCCCCCTTCCTTGCCGGTGGTCGGCTGGTCGTTGAACTCGCTCTTGAGGTTCTGGCAGCGCGAGACGAAGATCAGCGCCTTTTGCAAGGCCGGGTCGTCGGCCGGGACGCCGCTGCCGCGAAGGGCTTCCATCATGAAGGCGGTGTTGGACATGTCGGGACGGCTGCGGCCGTCGCCGTAGCCGAGGCCGCCGTAGTACGGGTCGGTCCTGTCCTTGCCCTCGCTCTCGTCGTACTGCGAGTCCCTGAGGAACTGCTGGCTCCCCTTCACGACGTGGTCGTACTTGCCGCCGACGTTCGCCTCGTGGAAGGCCATCAGGGCGACGGACGTGGTGTAGACCGAGTGCGGGGCCTTCGACGGGCTCCCCTTCTCGTCCAGGTACTTTTCCAGAAAGCCCAGCGCCTTGACGATCGCCGGGTCTTCCGGCCCGACGAGCTTCGACCGCAGCAGGGCCGCAACCACCAGCGCCGTGATCCCCGGCTCACGTGAGCCCGACCAACTGCCGTCGGCCTCCTGGCGAGCCCGCAGGAAGGCCACCGCCTTGGCCAGGTCCGGCGTCGTCGCCTTGGGCGCCTCCTGACCGATCGCCGACCGGCCGCCGATCAGACTGAATCCAAGCACTCCCGCAGCGCCGGCCGCGGTTCCCAGGAAATCACGTCGCGTCTTCATGGCGCCTGTTCCTCGCGTCATCATCGCCGCGGGCCTTCGTGGATCGTCACTCTTGGCGCGCGGCGCGTCGTCAGGGAGTGCCAAGGCAACTCTCAGGCCGCATCCTGGTCTCGACGCAACCCGCTATCAGGATAGGCGTTTCCTGGAAGCGCTCCGTCCCGCCCTGCCCCGCGCGGCTGAGGATCGTCCGCTGCGCGGCGGAAAAACCGCCGCGCGACGTAGCGGCTCGGATTCGTTCAGCGGGATGTATAGCCGCCGTTGCAGAAGATGGTCTGGCCGGTGATCCACCAACCGTCGGCGAGCAGGAAGAGGACGATGGGGACGACGTCCTCTACGTCCGTAAGGCCGGTCTTCGTGAACTTGCTCAGCGCCGCGGCCGACTGATTGTACGCGGCCGACTCGGGCGTCTCCTGGCCGTAGAAGAACGGGGTCTCCATCGGGCCGGGGCCCAGGGCCGTCACCGAGATTCCGCGGGGGCCGAACTCCTTGGACGCGGCGCGGGTGAAATGCTCGATAGGGGACTTGGCGCCCGCGTAGATTGAATACGAGTCGGTGTAGCCGGCCAGGAGCGACGTCACGATCGTGCAGATCTTGCCGCGGTCGTTGAGCGTCCGGCCGGCCTCCTTGATGAAGAAGAAGGCCGCCTTGGAGTTCACGTTGAAGCTGCGGTCGTAGTCCTCCTCGGTCACCTCGTGGATCGGCTTCTTGATGACGACTCCCGTGGTGTTGACGGCCAGGTCGACGCCGCCGAACGCCTTGACGGCCTCGTCGAAGAGGGCGGCGACGACCCTGGGCTTGGAGAGGTCGCCCTGGAACGACTCGGCCCGGCCGCCGCCTCCTCGGATGGCGGCGACGGCCGCGTCGGCCTCGGGCCTGGCGGAGTCGCTGTGATAGTGGATCATCACCGCCGCGCCGCGGCGGGCCAACTCGACGCTCAGACGGCCGCCGAGGTTCTTGGCACCGCCGCCGACCACCGCGACCTTCCCCTTCAACTCTTGACCATCGGCCATCGCTCGGGTCTCCTGAACGAGTCTTTATGAATGGTTCCATTTCAAGGGGCGGGCGAACGCCGACGCCCTTCGGCGGGGCCAGAGTATCGGGGGGCGAGCCGGCCCCGCTTTCGAAATCTCCGGCCTCGGAGCCAGGCATGACCAGTCACCTGAGCGAGAAGCACATCCGATGGCCGGGCCTGGACCTGACGATCGCCCGCGAGGACGCGACCCGGCCGACCGAGTGGTCGATCCGCGGCCCGCGCGACTCAGTGATCGTCCACCTCGCCGGCGCGCTTCGGGAACTGGAGACCGAGGTCGACGGCGGCGGCGGCAGCGTCGGGCCCGCGCTGGCGGGCGAGGTCTGGACGATCCCGGCGGGTACCTCCTACAGGGGCTGGGCGGAGGGGGCAGAGATTTCCTACGTTGTGTTCCACCTGGACCCCGACCCCGAGCGCCCGATCTCCGGACTGGGCGGCGTGGGTGATGAGTTTCTGCACGGCGTTGCAGCGCGGCTGGCCGCGCTGGCGACCCAAAAGGACGTCTCCGCAAGAGCCGAAGGCGCACGGCTGGCGACGGCCGTCCGGCGGCACGTCGGCCGGGCCTTCGCGGCGAGCCCGGCGCGGGGGCATTCGCTCGGTTCTGAGGCGGCCCGCGCGCTGCGGTGGTACGTCCACGCGAACCTGTCGCAACGGATCGCCTTGGGGGAGCTTGCGGAGGTCGCCGGCATGAGCCCCCACCATCTGCTGACCGCGTTCCGCCGGGCCTTCGGCACGACCCCGACGCAGTACGTGATCGCCCAGCGGCTCCGCCAGGCGCGGCGGCTGCTGGCGGCCGACCCGACGCGCGACCTGACCGACGTGGCGCTGACGGTCGGCTTCTCCAGCCACAGCCACATGACGGCCGCCTTCAAGGCCCGGCTGGGCCGGCCGCCGCGGGCCTTTCGCGACCGGCCCGTCCGAGACGCAATCGACCGCTGGGGTGTGGGGCGAGGCTCCAGTTTGGTTTAGACTGGTCGAGTCGTGCCAACCGTCCCGTCGAATCGATCGTGCGAGCGAAGCGAGGGCGCCCATGCCGTCGGAATCCTCATATCAGCATGCAGACGCCCTGGATCGCGCCCGAACCAAGGCGTATCGGCGGCTCTTGCCGCTCTTGTTCATCTGCTACGTCGTCGCGTACATCGACCGGACGAACGTGGGCTTCGCGAAGCTGACGATGGAGGAGCAACTGGGGTCGCTGGGGTTTTCAGAGAAGGTCTTCGGCTTCGGGATGGGGGTCTTCTTCATCGGCTATCTGCTGCTGGAGATCCCCGGCTCGGTGCTGGTGGAGCGCTGGAGCGCCCGCAAGTGGATCTTCCGGATCATGGTCTCGTGGGGGATCGTGGCCTCGATGACGGCGTTCGTGCACAAGCGCGTGCCGGGGGTCACCAACGCCGTTGAGAGCGTCACGAAGTCGGCCGGCCGGGCGCTTGAGGCGACGATCGGCGGCGGCGCGGGCTCGTATGCGGAGGCCCTCCAGGGGCCGGGGGCGGCGTATATCGGGCAGTTCTTCTCGGTCCGGTTCCTGCTGGGGCTGGCCGAGGCCGGGTTCTTCCCGGGGGTGATCGTTTATCTCTCGCACTGGTTCCCCCGACGGGACCGCTCGCGGGCCCTGGCCTGGTTTTTGATCGCCGCGCCGCTGTCTCAGATCATTGGGCCGAAGATCTGCGACTGGATGATGAAGGCGGGCGACGGCGTCGCGGGCCTGGTCGGCTGGCAGTGGATCTTCCTGCTCTGGGGGCTCCCCGCCGTGATCCTGGGCTTCGTGGTCCTCTTCTTCCTGACCGACCGCCCCGCCCAGGCGAGTTGGTTGACGCCTGAGGAGCGCGAGGCCCTTCAGGCCGAGCTGGATGCGGAGAAGGCGGCGCATCCGTCGACGCACTTCACGATCGCCCAGGCGCTGGCGCACCCGAAGGTCTTGCTGCTGGCGCTGGCGTTCTTCCTCTGCACCTGCGGCAACTACGCGGTCGAGATGCAGATGCCGTCGATCCTCAAGGACTGGTACAAGCTCTCCACCGGGGGGATCGCCCTGTTACTGATGATCCCGCCGGTGGGGTCCTTGCTAGGTCAGCTCTTCGTCGGCTGGAACTCCGACCGGACGGCCGAGCGGCGGTGGCACGCGTCGCTGCCGATCGTGCTGGGGGCGGTCGCCATGGCCCTGATCCCGTTCTCGCACGGCAACGTGGTGCTGAGCGTGCTGGGGTTCACCGTCGCCCTGATCGGCTTCAAGGCGTACCTCCCCGCCTTCTGGACGCTCCCCGGCATGTTCCTGACCGAGTCGGCGGCGGCGGCGAGCATCGGGTTCATCAACTCGATCGCCAACCTCGGCGGCTGGGTCGGGCCGACGCTCGTGGGGGTTTTGAAGCAGAACACCAACTCGTACGATACGGCCCTGTGGATCCTCTCCGGCTTCATGATCGTCGCCGCGACGATCATCGCCAACATCGGCGTGGGACGCCGCCAGACCGCCCCCGTGGAGACCCCCGAGCCGTCGTCCGCCGTGGTATGATCGACCCCCATGCTGTAGCGAGGAGCCTCCCTTCTCCCCTGGTGGGAGAAGGTGGCCGAAGGCCGGATGAGGGGGACCACGACGTCCCCCGACGGTTGCGATCTCCCTCATCCGCCGCTGCGCGGCACCTTCTCCCACCGGGGAGAAGGGAGGACGCAGGGCCTCCGCCACCGTTCAGGCGACTCGCGCCGAACAGGACCTGGATCGACGGGAAAGGTGCGGTCGACGATGGCTGACGAACGCGGGCGGTTGGCCGAGTACGAGAGCGAGGCCGGGCCCTGGAAGCTCTGGGGGCCGTATCTTTCGGAACGCCAGTGGAGCACCGTCCGCGAGGACTACTCGGCCGACGGCAACAACTGGACGAGCTTCCCCCATGAACACGCCCGCTCCCGCGCCTATCGCTGGGGCGAGGACGGCCTGCTCGGCCTGGCCGACCGCGAGTGCCGGCTTGGTTTCGCGGTCGCCCTCTGGAACGGCCGCGACCCCATCCTCAAGGAACGCCTCTTCGGCCTGGCCAACCCCCAGGGGAACCACGGCGAGGACGTCAAGGAGCTGTACTACTTCCTCGACGCCCTCCCCACCGCGGCGTACCTCAAGGCCCTGTACAAGTACCCCCAGTCGGCCTTCCCCTACGACGATCTCGTCGCCGAGAACGGCCGGCGGGGCTTCCACGAACCCGAGTACGAGATCCTCGATACGGGCGTCTTCGACGAGGACCGCTACTTCGACGTTCTGATCGAGTACGCCAAGGCCGCGCCCGACGACGTCTTGATCCGCGTCACGGCCTCCAACCGAGGCTCCGACCCGGCCCCGCTGGTCCTGCTGCCGACGCTCTGGTTCCGCAACACCTGGTCGTGGGGCGGCGGCTACGAGCACGAGTGGGGCGAACCCAAGATCCGACGCGACGGCGCGGGAGTCCTCGCCGAACACGCCACGCTGGGCCCCTATCGGCTCGACGCCCTCGACGCGGGCGAGTGGGTCTTCACGAACAATGAGACCAACTTCGACCGCCTCTTCGGCGGCGAGAACGCTCGATCTCACGTCAAGGACGGCTTTCACGATTATGTGATCGACGGTGAATCCGAGGCCGTCGGCCGCGAGTCGGGGACCAAGGCCGGCGCGGTCTACCGGATGGAGCTTGCGCCCGGGGAGAGCCGCTCGATCCTGCTGCGGCTGAGGTCGGTCGAGTCGCTTGAGGGGGAGCCGTTCGGGAAGGACTTCGACGAGATCTTCA
This window of the Paludisphaera rhizosphaerae genome carries:
- a CDS encoding prenyltransferase/squalene oxidase repeat-containing protein: MKTRRDFLGTAAGAAGVLGFSLIGGRSAIGQEAPKATTPDLAKAVAFLRARQEADGSWSGSREPGITALVVAALLRSKLVGPEDPAIVKALGFLEKYLDEKGSPSKAPHSVYTTSVALMAFHEANVGGKYDHVVKGSQQFLRDSQYDESEGKDRTDPYYGGLGYGDGRSRPDMSNTAFMMEALRGSGVPADDPALQKALIFVSRCQNLKSEFNDQPTTGKEGGDGGFVYNPAPQAGGGRGAPGGGGGAAKKAAAPLGSSAGMTYSGLKSMIYAGLKPDDVRVKAAMDYLKKNYTLEENPGQGQRGLYYYYMVFGRALNALGSPTFTDAEGKSHNWKADLAAALAARQQPSGAWANDNDGFMEGDPAIVTSYALLALAGK
- a CDS encoding SDR family oxidoreductase; translated protein: MADGQELKGKVAVVGGGAKNLGGRLSVELARRGAAVMIHYHSDSARPEADAAVAAIRGGGGRAESFQGDLSKPRVVAALFDEAVKAFGGVDLAVNTTGVVIKKPIHEVTEEDYDRSFNVNSKAAFFFIKEAGRTLNDRGKICTIVTSLLAGYTDSYSIYAGAKSPIEHFTRAASKEFGPRGISVTALGPGPMETPFFYGQETPESAAYNQSAAALSKFTKTGLTDVEDVVPIVLFLLADGWWITGQTIFCNGGYTSR
- a CDS encoding AraC family transcriptional regulator — its product is MTSHLSEKHIRWPGLDLTIAREDATRPTEWSIRGPRDSVIVHLAGALRELETEVDGGGGSVGPALAGEVWTIPAGTSYRGWAEGAEISYVVFHLDPDPERPISGLGGVGDEFLHGVAARLAALATQKDVSARAEGARLATAVRRHVGRAFAASPARGHSLGSEAARALRWYVHANLSQRIALGELAEVAGMSPHHLLTAFRRAFGTTPTQYVIAQRLRQARRLLAADPTRDLTDVALTVGFSSHSHMTAAFKARLGRPPRAFRDRPVRDAIDRWGVGRGSSLV
- a CDS encoding MFS transporter, translated to MPSESSYQHADALDRARTKAYRRLLPLLFICYVVAYIDRTNVGFAKLTMEEQLGSLGFSEKVFGFGMGVFFIGYLLLEIPGSVLVERWSARKWIFRIMVSWGIVASMTAFVHKRVPGVTNAVESVTKSAGRALEATIGGGAGSYAEALQGPGAAYIGQFFSVRFLLGLAEAGFFPGVIVYLSHWFPRRDRSRALAWFLIAAPLSQIIGPKICDWMMKAGDGVAGLVGWQWIFLLWGLPAVILGFVVLFFLTDRPAQASWLTPEEREALQAELDAEKAAHPSTHFTIAQALAHPKVLLLALAFFLCTCGNYAVEMQMPSILKDWYKLSTGGIALLLMIPPVGSLLGQLFVGWNSDRTAERRWHASLPIVLGAVAMALIPFSHGNVVLSVLGFTVALIGFKAYLPAFWTLPGMFLTESAAAASIGFINSIANLGGWVGPTLVGVLKQNTNSYDTALWILSGFMIVAATIIANIGVGRRQTAPVETPEPSSAVV